The following proteins come from a genomic window of Bactrocera tryoni isolate S06 chromosome 1, CSIRO_BtryS06_freeze2, whole genome shotgun sequence:
- the LOC120766255 gene encoding chorion peroxidase — protein sequence MAEETTPLTTGMSPPLGPAYVFPGGVSPRLRRNRKMQQFQCCLGITVVLIVLAALIAAFVLVEEPEEPPTPILLAAAAINETNPANSSAKASAALEAATTPLADEPNTEWALKRAHINRTQSGEAVGAGVKALGDREILEESQQLTPVHSPAYRHYRALSNGPEARKLARRGYVENHATTHIAALLNYTKPKGRHNIGNGPTIELPDPTMNFTCDFNARYRPASGVCNNKAHPRLYGAAMIPYRRMVAPDYADGISMPRVSHASDGTQLPPARKVSLDIHRAAYDTDANFTVMLAVFGQFLDHDITATSLSSLPEGESIDCCALTTSEMHPECYPVPILPDDPYYQRYNVTCLNFVRSAPAPTGHFGPRQQLNQGTAFIDGSVVYGCTEQRQRHLRTMLNGTMRMYITGNGRQLLPLSTNLEDGCNRVEMAAAGKYCFESGDDRANENLLLTSMHLLWARHHNFLARGLQSVNPHWDDETVFQESRKILSAKMAHITYNEFLPILVGEKLAKKKGLLPSTDDLDAPDTYDKSVDPSIANCFAGAAFRFAHTLLPGVLNATSDNSVPESIELHTMLFNPFSLWSEHGIDRALLTASNTAVLRVNRFFSYEVTQKIFEGRPEEDMKPLCGLDLVSLNIQRGRDHGLPAYPVFRKHCNLPSTDTWEEMANAIDANTLQSIRKIYSSPHDVDVYTGALSEPPLDDAIFGPLLTCLVSDQFMRLKRGDSHWYERKMGPQRFTKAQLRQIYNVTLSKIICQNADAVEQVRKYVMKQSKDSANGYVNCSEIEHFDFSAWATTPRPVKLHSVAVSDAKSLIRVIHENGNSTASPMPKKLMEPSKE from the exons ATGGCGGAAGAAACCACACCGTTAACCACTGGAATGTCACCGCCCTTGGGTCCGGCATACGTTTTCCCAGGCGGTGTGTCACCACGGTTGCGCCGTAATCGGAAAATGCAACAATTTCAATGCTGTCTCGGCATCACTGTTGT ACTCATTGTTCTCGCCGCTTTAATTGCCGCATTTGTGCTTGTTGAAGAGCCGGAGGAACCGCCGACTCCGATACTGCTTGCGGCCGCTGCCATAAATGAAACAAATCCGGCGAATAGCAGTGCGAAAGCAAGCGCCGCACTAGAAGCCGCAACGACACCGTTGGCCGACGAACCCAACACTGAGTGGGCATTAAAACGAGCACACATAAACCGCACACAAAGCGGAGAGGCAGTGGGTGCCGGCGTAAAGGCGTTAGGTGACCGCGAAATTTTAGAGGAAAGCCAACAATTGACGCCCGTACACAGTCCCGCCTACCGGCATTACCGCGCGCTTAGCAACGGTCCGGAGGCACGCAAATTGGCACGACGCGGTTATGTGGAAAATCATGCGACTACGCATATTGCAGCACTGTTGAACTATACGAAGCCGAAGGGGCGCCATAACATTGGCAATGGGCCGACAATTGAGCTGCCCGATCCGACAATGAACTTTACATGCGATTTCAATGCGCGTTATCGTCCGGCTAGTGGCGTGTGCAACAACAAGGCACATCCGCGTTTGTACGGTGCTGCCATGATCCCTTATAGACGCATGGTGGCGCCCGATTATGCGGACGGTATTTCTATGCCGCGTGTCAGTCATGCTAGCGATGGTACTCAATTGCCACCGGCGCGTAAAGTTTCTTTGGATATACATCGTGCTGCTTATGATACTGATGCCAATTTTACTGTTATGTTGGCTGTTTTCGGTCAGTTCCTCGATCACGACATAACAGCCACTTCACTATCCTCTTTGCCGGAAGGTGAATCGATCGATTGTTGCGCCTTAACTACATCGGAGATGCATCCGGAGTGTTACCCAGTGCCGATATTGCCGGATGATCCGTATTATCAGCGTTACAATGTGACTTGTTTGAATTTTGTACGTTCTGCTCCTGCACCGACCGGACATTTCGGTCCACGACAACAACTCAACCAAGGCACCGCTTTTATTGATGGTTCTGTGGTGTATGGCTGTACGGAGCAACGGCAACGGCATTTGCGTACCATGTTGAACGGTACAATGCGTATGTATATTACTGGCAATGGACGGCAATTGTTGCCGTTATCTACCAATTTAGAAGACGGTTGTAATCGAGTGGAAATGGCAGCGGCCGGAAAATATTGCTTCGAATCAGGCGATGATCGTGCCAATGAAAATTTGTTGCTGACATCGATGCATCTGCTTTGGGCGCGTCATCATAACTTTTTGGCACGTGGCTTGCAGTCAGTCAATCCCCATTGGGATGATGAGACAGTCTTTCAGGAATCGCGAAAGATTTTGAGCGCCAAAATGGCACATATTACATACAATGAGTTCCTGCCGATTCTAGTTGGTGAAAAATTGGCTAAGAAAAAGGGTTTGTTGCCAAGTACAGATGATTTGGACGCGCCCGACACCTACGACAAAAGTGTGGATCCCAGCATAGCGAATTGCTTTGCGGGCGCAGCTTTCAGATTTGCGCATACATTGTTGCCG GGAGTACTCAACGCCACAAGTGACAACAGCGTGCCGGAATCTATCGAACTGCATACAATGCTCTTTAATCCCTTTTCTCTCTGGTCGGAGCATGGTATCGATCGTGCGCTCTTAACCGCCAGCAATACGGCTGTGCTGCGTGTTAATCGTTTCTTTTCCTACGAGGTGACGCAAAAGATATTTGAAGGACGCCCTGAAGAAGATATGAAACCACTTTGCGGACTCGATCTTGTTTCACTGAACATACAGCGTGGTCGTGATCATGGTCTACCAGCGTATCCAGTATTTCGAAAACATTGTAACCTACCATCTACAGATACGTGGGAAGAAATGGCAAACGCCATTGATGCAAATACGCTGCAGTCCATAAGGAAAATCTACAG CTCACCGCACGATGTCGATGTTTACACGGGCGCATTGAGCGAGCCTCCATTGGATGACGCTATATTTGGACCATTGCTCACGTGTTTGGTATCAGACCAATTTATGCGTCTAAAGCGGGGTGACTCTCATTGGTACGAAAGAAAGATGGGACCGCAACGCTTTACGAAAG CGCAATTACGTCAGATCTATAATGTCACTTTATCGAAGATCATTTGCCAGAATGCGGATGCTGTGGAACAGGTGCGGAAATACGTCATGAAACAAAGTAAGGATAGTGCTAACGGCTACGTAAATTGTAGCGAAATAGAGCATTTCGACTTCAGCGCCTGGGCCACAACGCCACGCCCAGTCAAGTTGCATAGCGTCGCGGTGAGTGATGCCAAAAGCTTGATACGAGTAATTCACGAAAATGGCAACAGCACAGCGTCGCCAATGCCGAAGAAGCTTATGGAACCGAGCAAAGagtga
- the LOC120766612 gene encoding uncharacterized protein LOC120766612 produces the protein MPLDTESTALLSKEQLKSNGYNNEQKQHQSKCQSHYIDVLEKPLCNGYTSILGADDFSAGLTLEELLPFVDDPWWQKLRRTLFCTFCLVFWLILFTGCTLAYMERNKQCGISIATATAPTNTSTLTAAPLQSI, from the exons ATGCCGCTAGATACCGAAAGCACCGCGCTCTTGAGCAAAGAACAACTCAAATCCAACGGTTACAACAATGAACAGAAGCAGCACCAATCGAAATGTCAATCGCATTACATCGACGTTCTGGAGAAACCACTATGTAACGGTTATACATCCATACTAGGGGCGGATGA TTTCTCCGCTGGCCTAACTCTGGAAGAATTGCTGCCCTTTGTCGACGATCCGTGGTGGCAAAAACTGCGGCGCACACTCTTCTGCACATTCTGCTTGGTGTTTTGGTTGATTTTATTCACCGGCTGTACGCTTGCCTACATGGAACGTAATAAACAATGTGGCATCTCGATCGCAACTGCAACAGCACCAACTAATACGAGCACGTTGACAGCTGCACCTCTACAAAGTATTTAA